A region from the Vicia villosa cultivar HV-30 ecotype Madison, WI linkage group LG3, Vvil1.0, whole genome shotgun sequence genome encodes:
- the LOC131659981 gene encoding NAC domain-containing protein 35-like — MNAHIILSIAVVFTIEKWITIMRPYQVSRNQLNKLLLTRIAAGTSSSFMSVTMSQSNSHDAINNDNNKPDDHAHDIVMPGFRFHPTEEELVEFYLRRKVEGKPFNVELITFLDLYRYDPWELPGLAAIGEKEWYFYVPRDRKYRNGDRPNRVTPSGYWKATGADRMIRTENFRSIGLKKTLVFYSGKAPKGIRTSWIMNEHRLPQHETQRLIHKAEISLCRVYKRAGVEDHPLPPSISFPRCLPSSSSSTSSYLDKKQHLNMAFMGISHLQPQPQVIDDHIVYKMNESDPTVIPGLVAPIDQQVQPADPSVCGTFIPTSSVMADDDLNILTSYQQQSYPNKFSTLLMQSPTLPLNLLPNSLTTIFSERQWKWNNYNPIPEAANREHST; from the exons ATGAATGCGCATATAATCCTTTCAATAGCCGTTGTTTTCACCATTGAAAAATGGATCACTATTATGCGCCCAT ATCAGGTGAGTCGAAACCAATTAAACAAGTTACTGTTAACGAGAATTGCAGCAGGTACTTCCTCAAGCTTCATGAGTGTGACCATGAGTCAAAGCAACAGCCATGATGCCATTAACAATGACAACAACAAGCCAGATGATCATGCTCACGACATTGTGATGCCTGGGTTTCGTTTCCACCCAACTGAAGAAGAACTCGTGGAGTTCTACCTTCGCCGTAAGGTGGAGGGCAAGCCTTTCAATGTCGAGCTTATTACTTTCCTTGATCTTTATCGCTATGACCCTTGGGAGCTTCCtg GGTTGGCAGCAATTGGTGAAAAGGAGTGGTACTTTTATGTGCCCCGAGATAGGAAGTATCGTAACGGTGATCGTCCAAATCGTGTTACACCTTCTGGGTATTGGAAAGCAACAGGAGCTGATAGGATGATTCGAACAGAGAACTTCCGTTCAATCGGGCttaagaaaaccctagttttctatTCTGGGAAAGCTCCAAAAGGCATCCGAACAAGTTGGATAATGAACGAGCATCGTTTGCCTCAACATGAAACTCAAAGATTAATTCATAAG GCTGAAATATCACTTTGCCGTGTTTACAAGAGAGCGGGTGTGGAAGACCATCCTCTTCCTCCCTCCATATCCTTCCCTCGTTGTCTCCCATCAAGCTCATCGTCAACAAGTTCATATTTGGACAAGAAACAACACCTGAACATGGCGTTTATGGGAATTAGTCATCTACAGCCACAGCCACAGGTAATTGATGATCATATAGTTTATAAAATGAATGAAAGCGACCCAACTGTTATTCCAGGGCTAGTAGCTCCCATAGATCAGCAAGTACAACCTGCAGATCCTTCTGTGTGTGGTACTTTCATCCCAACCAGCAGTGTTATGGCAGATGATGATCTAAACATACTAACAAGTTATCAACAACAAAGCTATCCAAATAAGTTTTCTACTTTGCTCATGCAATCACCTACTCTGCCTCTAAACTTGCTACCGAATTCGCTCACAACCATCTTCTCTGAGCGACAGTGGAAATGGAATAACTATAACCCTATCCCTGAGGCTGCAAACAGAGAGCACAGTACGTAA